From a region of the Sorex araneus isolate mSorAra2 chromosome 10, mSorAra2.pri, whole genome shotgun sequence genome:
- the CD69 gene encoding early activation antigen CD69 — protein MKMSSEDRSVTENSSLNLEQGGRDNSTSPRFTTHREGSLQVPIPCAVVTVVIITILIITLIALQVGQYNCPVPSNSHASSCSDDWIGYQRKCYFISTEKKNWTSAQNECSKHGATLAYVDSEKDMMFLMRYVSRTKHWIGLKKEGNQTWRWANGREFHNWFSLSGSENCVFLNGTEVSSTECEKRLHWICNKPSRE, from the exons ATGAAGATGAGTTCTGAAGACCGTTCCGTAACAGAGAACAGTTCCCTGAATCTGGAGCAAGGAGGGCGAG ACAATTCCACCAGCCCTCGGTTTACAACTCATCGTGAAGGCTCCCTTCAGGTGCCCATCCCTTGTGCTGTAGTGACCGTGGTCATCATCACTATTTTGATCATAACTCTCATTGCTCTTCAAG TGGGTCAGTACAATTGTCCGGTACCATCAAATAGCCATGCTTCTTCATGCTCTGACGATTGGATTGGGTACCAGAGAAAATGCTACTTTATTTCCACGGAGAAAAAGAACTGGACCTCAGCCCAAAATGAATGTTCTAAACATGGTGCTACACTTGCTTACGTTGATTCTGAAAAGGACATG ATGTTTTTGATGCGATATGTGAGTAGGACCAAACATTGGATTGGACTGAAAAAAGAAGGCAATCAGACCTGGAGATGGGCGAATGGTAGAGAATTTCATAACTG GTTCAGCCTATCAGGATCTGAGAACTGTGTGTTTCTCAATGGCACAGAAGTCAGCAGTACAGAATGTGAGAAGAGATTGCACTGGATATGTAACAAACCCTCCAGAGAATGA